The window CAATAATGATACTGTGAACTTCGAAAACATCCACTATTTCCCAACTATTGGATAATATCAGCAATAATAACTAATGAAAATTCCAGCATCAAGTATACCTGCTTGCTTTGTTGAACAATTTTGACTTTGAAAAAGAAGTTTATGTAGGCAAAGAGCTTAAACACATGACTGCAGTCCCCTTCACTTAGGCCTGTCTGTCCTGGCCTCTTCAGATCCTTAGGATTTACATCTTTTGCATCTTTCCCACTAATGATATTCCCCATTTTATTATGTAGTATGAATTTGCAGTGATCTACTAGTGCAATCGAGAAAAGAGTAATGGATTTATATCTGCTACTTGATTGTTAATAATTCTCTCTGAATTGGACGATTACCTTCTTTCTATGGACGTGTTTTTTTAATCTTTCTTGGTGTATTgctgatatatttttgtatacagACGGTTTTTGCCCTTCATTAATAAAATTTATTACTTTGTCAAAATTAGCATTGCTGATTTATTTTAATGTTTCTTCGTCCTCAGCTTGTAATGGTTGTTGATGCACGAGACCCACTTTTTTATCGGTGTCCTGATCTTGAGGTAAGTATTTCAATGCTTCACATAGATTGAAGTTCCTTCGATTGTTAGGCTTTTAGCACAACTACCATATATTTCCTATTTGTTTGCATGGATATTCACAGTTTCAGTGACTGCAGTTGAAAGACTGTTCAGATATGTGTTGATATCTTTTTCATATTGTCTCATGTGGCCGTGCATTCTTTTGATGCGCTACTGTTGAATTCtgatctttcttttcttttactttccttTTTAATGAAATTTAAAGAGTAGCGAATGGTTTCGTACATATGCCAAAAACTTCGACAGTAGTGATGTTTCTCTTGTTTTACCTGTATCGTACAAGTTCCATATAAGGATTATGCACTGATGGGGCCAATTTGCAGGCTTATGCACTAGAAGTAGACCAACACAAAAGAACAATGCTTCTTGTTAACAAAGCAGATCTTTTACCCATTTCTATCAGGTCAGTATGCTGATAATATAGTTGCCATTCCCtgccagttttttttttttttgaatgtgCAGTTTATGCTTCTTGCTTTATCTGCAGAAAGAAATGGGCTGAATACTTCCACAAGCAAGGGATTCTTTTTCTATTCTGGTCAGCTAAAGCTGCCTCTGCGGCTATGGAAGGGAAGATACCAACGATCTCTCAAGAGGCAGGTGATGCTGATACAAAAATTGTTGGCAGAGAAGAGCTATTGGTCCGGTTACAGTCTGCAGCGGAGGAGATAGTTTTGACTAGGAATAGGTCAGCTTCTGTTGGAGGAGGCCCGTCTCATGCTCATCGTGCTAATGAAAACTTAGCAGCAGATGTTCAATCTAGAAGTGTGATGGTGGGGTTTGTGGGGTatcctaatgttggaaaaagctCAACCATTAATGCTTTGGTAGGGGAAAAACGGGCTGGTGTGACATCTACTCCCGGGAAGACAAAGCATTTTCAAACACTCGTGATATCTCCTAAACTTACTCTATGTGATTGCCCTGGTTTGGTGTTTCCATCATTCACAAGTTCGAGATATGAGATGATTGCATGTGGTGTTTTGCCAATTGATCGGATGACTGAGCATAGAGAGGCTGTACAGGTGGTGGCAAATCGAGTCCCTAGAAAAATTATTGAGGATGTCTACAACATATCTCTGCCGAAACCAAAGCCGTACGAGTCACAGTCTCGTCCACCTACTGCAGCAGAACTTTTGCGAACATACTGTGCATCTCGTGGTTATGTTGCTGCAAGTGGATTGCCTGATGAAACAAGAGCAGCACGTCAGATGTTGAAAGATTATGTTGATGGGAAGCTTCCACATTTTGAAACGCCTCCAGGGGTATCGGAGGATGAAGGTAGTGCAGAAGATGAAGATGTTTCAGAGGATGATGATGGACCTAGAATGTCTGCTTCTGATTCCTCTGGTGATGATGAAGACGAAAATGCACCGAGTCTAGAGCATGTGCTGagtgatttgagtacatttgatATGGCCAATGGACTTGCTTCTAACGAGGCAGCTAGTAAAAAGAAGCCCTCAATTAAACCCCATAAACAACACAAGAAATCACAAAGAAAAAAAGACCGGTCGTGGAGGGTCCAGAACGGTGATGCTGATGGGATGCCAGTAGTAAGAGTCTTCCAGAAACCAGCAAACACTGGACCTGTGAGCATCCGATAGGTGTAGATGGAAATTGATTGTATCTTTGCTCAGCGGCGAACTGCAtcaagaggaaaaaaaaaaggcaaaacatGTTATTTCTGATAGTTGGCTCTTTGGCTCCTGCCTCTGTTGCCATGTGAACTGCTGTTTCTTACCCTACATTATTGCATGTACTATTTGTTACACGCATATCGTTACGATGATAGTGCGGTATATATGCTTATTTCTAAAGTAAGACTCTCACTAAGGGAGTTACAGGGTAAAATCTTATGCAACACGATGTATTGATTCCTTTGAGTTAATTGTCTGAGCTTCTGTGCCTAATGGTTTTTCCTTAAAACAGGCTGTAGTAATAAACCGAAACACCCCCCTACCCCCGTTTCCCCGTCCCCAAAAAAAATTTGAAGGAAGGAAAGAATGACAATGTCTACCTTTTCTCCATAGTGACCCAATTGATCACAGATGAAGCATTTTACTCTagtcacttttttttctttctcacttTCTATCTTGTTGGTTATCATTTTAGGGTTTTTATTTGGATGCGTCAtaatttttcagttttcattGGTTTCACGTTATAAAACCATTTGTTGAGCTAGAAGTTGTAGTTTTGTGCACTTTTGCACCTTCTTTGGCAGGCTCATGCTGCTCTTCTTCTAACTTTAGATG is drawn from Nicotiana tabacum cultivar K326 chromosome 9, ASM71507v2, whole genome shotgun sequence and contains these coding sequences:
- the LOC107812208 gene encoding GTPase LSG1-2, producing MGKGEKSTLGRALVRHHNQMIQQSKEKGRFYRNQHKKVLESVTEVTDIQAVIEQTDEAHRVFSDLNPPVKLLVNLDGDSSMGDLTPEERKEQQKKEEVLHASSLRVPRRPPWNTRMSVEELDANENQAFLAWRRNLARLEENEKLVLTPFEKNLDIWRQLWRVVERSDLLVMVVDARDPLFYRCPDLEAYALEVDQHKRTMLLVNKADLLPISIRKKWAEYFHKQGILFLFWSAKAASAAMEGKIPTISQEAGDADTKIVGREELLVRLQSAAEEIVLTRNRSASVGGGPSHAHRANENLAADVQSRSVMVGFVGYPNVGKSSTINALVGEKRAGVTSTPGKTKHFQTLVISPKLTLCDCPGLVFPSFTSSRYEMIACGVLPIDRMTEHREAVQVVANRVPRKIIEDVYNISLPKPKPYESQSRPPTAAELLRTYCASRGYVAASGLPDETRAARQMLKDYVDGKLPHFETPPGVSEDEGSAEDEDVSEDDDGPRMSASDSSGDDEDENAPSLEHVLSDLSTFDMANGLASNEAASKKKPSIKPHKQHKKSQRKKDRSWRVQNGDADGMPVVRVFQKPANTGPVSIR